GAGGATACGGCGGCGTCATTTTCAGACTTCTGCAAGAGCTTGACAGCCTTTTTACCGAGTCCGCGTATAATGGCACAGTCAGAATACTCAAGAACACTATCAGTTCTTAAAAGCAAGCAGTAGATCCACTGGGAAAGGTTGTCATTTGTCTTGTTACTGAGCCATGACGTCAAATGAACCAAAAGCCTCATGGCGGTGATGTGGTCAAATTGGTATTGAATCACTTCGAATGCTGGTGGGGGATTGTCTATCACGTATTTACGCCAGAGACTGGCAGATTCGGGCTGTTCCCAAGGAGGGTGTGAGGACCGCTCCAAACTCAAGTCTGAATCAATCTGACTTTTGGTTCTCCGAAAGTCCTTTAAAAACACATTCTTCCATTTCTCTAGGGGCTCTTCGAGCTGGACATTTCCTATATTCGTATTGATGTAGAACTCGGTGCTCGAGTCACTTTGGTAAAGCTTCTCAGAGGTGCTATCACTGGCCACTTCAGTAGGAGTCATGTAGGACACAGTTTCAGCTTCTTGTCGAACAGATGCCAAATACTCATAAACAGCCAGCTTTTGTACGGGTATGCCCTCGATTACCTCTTCGTATTCTACGGGTATCACCTCATTGGCCAGCTTGTCCCTGGAGGAATCCCGTTCCTGTAGCCTTCTTTTCATGAGATGGGTTTCTAATAAATGTATTCTTGTGCCCCGCGAAATATCACTATTAATGAGcaagagaagaaggtcAGAAGAGCTACTACCAAGTACCACATCTGCTACCGTACCAACAATAGTATGCACACTAGGGTATTGTGTTCAAGCACCACCTGAATTCTCGAGTTACCCCGAATATGAATTGCACGTCCAAACCCACCATACACATATATGTCATGCCTGTAAGAAGAGGTTCCCATCGGCTCCAATACTATCGATGCACATAGAAGAGAAACACGACCCGTTCTTTGTAATAAAAAGAGATCAAGGTCTTAAAGTGTACAAATGTTTCAAGTCCTACAATGAAATTAATCCCTGTCATAAAGTGTGCTCAGAtagaaagaagagaagacTCCATATGATCGACAAGCATGGGTATCCCAGAGACTATAACTTTAGTATTATTGATCGTGGACTATGATACTACGTAGTAAAAGTTCATGCTTCCGGAGCCGGGGTGGATGATTCGCTGCTACCATTATCGAGCTTCCGTTTCTTCACCACAGGTTTACGTTTGAGCTTAGCGATGAGCTTCTCATCAAAATGCGAGTTGCAAGTGGGGCAGCTCATTCTGTCAGGAATCTCACTCATGATACAGAGGCATACAGAACACACGTATCCAATCTCCACACTCTTTCCGGTGATGAAACAACTGGCTTTGTAATTGacgttggagttggtgggcaatatcatcaatggtCGTATGGAAGGCTCAATAAAGTATGCCGTACAGAGCACTTGAATAAGCCCAAGTGGTTTTTCGATATGGAGATAGACTCCATTGGTGGCATCTGCTGCCTGTTGTAAATAGGATGAGTCTTTTCGGCCGAGCTTGGCGATATCTATAGCCACCTTCATTTTCTGGGCCCCGAAAATCGCTTTCATTAGTGAAATATACTTGATGTCTTCGTTATCATTTGGagtcaccaccaaaattcGGGACTTCATTCGACTGGTTCCATAACTATTGGCGTTGGTACCCGAAGATGCTCCTGCGGTGGATGATTCTTTGTTAGAGATGTTGGCTGCTGACGAAATTGCAGATgcagtggtggtggaaatcGACTGGTCGAGTTTCATCATCCGATTTGTGTACGATAATGCTAAGCTTAAAGCCCCGGAAAGCCTGGAAGAGCCAGTAACCTTGTCATCTTGTGCGTGGGTTATATCAGACATTGTTTGGCTCAAACCACTTAGCACAGTTTCGTCCACAACCCGAAACTGTCGATACATTCCCTTGGTGACAAAGCTGAGCTCTTCTGACTTGTTAGAGTTTTCGACGGTTTCTTCAGATGTGACGTTTAGTGGTATTTCCTCGTATGTCTTGCTCGTGTCTGGATAAAGGAACTTGGACCCTGCTGGCGAGCTAAGCACAAAGGCTACTTGGTTGGAATTGTTGAGTGACAAATGCCcgttcaaaaacaccaaaagtgACTTCACCACATCCATTATAGACGTTTGATctttgatgttgaaccaTCCTTCAGGCgatacttcaagaactaTTGTTAGGAGAGATGGATCGTCATTCAGTACATCAGATCCATGGACCTCAATAAATGTGTTATCTGAAATCTCATCCATCGCCGTTATATATTTACTTGATTTATCTTGAAGGTGCGCATCCATTATATTACTGGTGCAATATATTGCAGCTACATAAAACCTATAGGGGAGCAAAAAGGTATCAGGCAGTTAATATCGTATGTCTGTTCTGCTGAGATGTCCACGCTCACTCACCAATGTCCTCGTACCAATCGTGTGGTCTTTCTTTAATGAACTTGGCCATCAAATCCTTACACTCTTGGTTATTGAGATTTATAAGCTCTACCcccttttctttgatccAGTCTTCACCTCCCACAAACGTCTCGTTTTCGCCCATCACAATCCGCTTGATTCCATACATTAAGCACGCACCAGTACACATATTACATGGTGATAGCGTGGTGTACATGGTACAGTTCTTGTAAGCAGAACCTGGTAATCTGCCAGCGCTTTCAAGAGTCGACATCTCTCCATGGAGGATGGCCGAGTTCTTTTGGAACCGCATATTGTGGCCACGGCCTAAGATGGTACCATCTTCCAGGATCAAGGCTCCTCCAATGGGAACACCTCCTTCGGCATAACCTGTAAACTTTTAGTAATGTTCAAAATACATTATTGTGTGTCATGTATACGTACCTTTCTTTGCCTCCTCTATGGCAATGGCCATTCCTTTTTGGTCATCAAATGGCATTATTTTCGAATTGAGGATAATATTAATGAGGATTATTCTAGATGTGTGATGGCTTCGCGGAGTACAATCCTCGCAATTGTGCAACGTTTTCACCGAACTATTTTCAATACTCCACCACGGTCTGCTGTCACCACTATCTCATACGGAATGGACACGAAACCTATGTCGTTGATGACATCGAGATTCTTTACAGGATTCTGGTGATCTTTTGTAAGGGTTTTACTAGCTTTCTCATTCGTGAAACCCATTCTCTGGTTCAACATGGTTCTGGTAAATGTGTAACCGGAGTTGGAAATAGACCGCTCAAGCTCATCCAACTTCCAGAATATGAGTCTTCCTGAAGATATGGAGTTCACTATGTACACTCCTGAAATATGTTTGTACATCTTCATGTATCCGAGATTGTCATTTATACGCGCCTGTTCAAGGTCTAAAGGAAGTTCATTTAGAATATCCTTCACAGAATTCGAGCTGTCCTTGATCTCTTCTATCGAGTAGTGTTGGACTGTCGGGTTGGGTTCGTATGGTGATAGAATTTCTCTACACTCTAGTGTAGGTATTTCCCAGATGGTTATCACGGGATCTGATGTTCCTCcgatggctgcaaaatacTCGCAGCTCGAATCAATTCTGAAATCTGGAGACAACAATATCAATTGTTTAATCTGTGTACCAACACTCAGGCTCCTAGATATAATCTTACAAGACTTTACAAGAACTGAAAACCTTATATCCCATAGACAGAGTAGTCCCTTGTCGGTTCCAGTCAATAGCCAACCTTTTCTAGAATCCAAGATCACTGAGGTGGGAACTCCATGAACTAAGGGATTCTGTAGCTCAAACTCACGTTTCATAGTGATAACGTTGAAGGATAGGATTCGAGACTTGGACGTAGCTACTATcatggtggttttgatgtTATCGtagttgaacaagatcaaAGTGGCGTATTCTCCATGGAGATCATACTTTCTTATGAGCACTAGTTTGGAATATTTCAATATCTTTTTATTCTT
Above is a window of Yamadazyma tenuis chromosome 1, complete sequence DNA encoding:
- a CDS encoding uncharacterized protein (EggNog:ENOG503P8MS; COG:S); this encodes MKRRLQERDSSRDKSANEVIPVEYEEVIEGIPVQKSAVYEYLASVRQEAETVSYMTPTEVASDSTSEKLYQSDSSTEFYINTNIGNVQLEEPLEKWKNVFLKDFRRTKSQIDSDLSLERSSHPPWEQPESASLWRKYVIDNPPPAFEVIQYQFDHITAMRLLVHLTSWLSNKTNDNLSQWIYCLLLRTDSVLEYSDCAIIRGLGKKAVKLLQKSENDAAVSSTAKYTFEFIVLLVCHYYHQKDII
- the TFB4 gene encoding RNA polymerase II transcription factor B subunit 4 (COG:K,L; BUSCO:EOG0926369X; EggNog:ENOG503NV91) — protein: MPFDDQKGMAIAIEEAKKGYAEGGVPIGGALISEDGTILGRGHNMRFQKNSAILHGEMSTLESAGRLPGSAYKNCTMYTTLSPCNMCTGACLMYGIKRIVMGENETFVGGEDWIKEKGVELINLNNQECKDLMAKFIKERPHDWYEDIVLEVSPEGWFNIKDQTSIMDVVKSLLVFLNGHLSLNNSNQVAFVLSSPAGSKFLYPDTSKTYEEIPLNVTSEETVENSNKSEELSFVTKGMYRQFRVVDETVLSGLSQTMSDITHAQDDKVTGSSRLSGALSLALSYTNRMMKLDQSISTTTASAISSAANISNKESSTAGASSGTNANSYGTSRMKSRILVVTPNDNEDIKYISLMKAIFGAQKMKVAIDIAKLGRKDSSYLQQAADATNGVYLHIEKPLGLIQVLCTAYFIEPSIRPLMILPTNSNVNYKASCFITGKSVEIGYVCSVCLCIMSEIPDRMSCPTCNSHFDEKLIAKLKRKPVVKKRKLDNGSSESSTPAPEA